A stretch of the Takifugu flavidus isolate HTHZ2018 chromosome 1, ASM371156v2, whole genome shotgun sequence genome encodes the following:
- the LOC130531907 gene encoding translational activator of cytochrome c oxidase 1 encodes MAGPAAVLTALRTLRRGSLSVRLRASHVCSPPWSAPPARALQLWPVLCAGHNKWSKVKHIKGPKDDARARVFMKLTMMIKLAVKEGGANPDMNLNLAQILEQCRSKNMPKASIETAIKSASKPLSQHVFEARGPGGCLLLIEILTDSNSRSHQEIKRLLIKNGGALSEGARHNFNKRGMVVVPGQNIATERALELAIEAGAEDIKETEDEEGQPLLQFVCETTDVGKVRTSLQNSGMQITSSGMEFVPRVVVNLNEDLLIAASTLIDALSDYPDVVRIWDNIQADS; translated from the exons ATGGCCGGGCCGGCGGCTGTCCTGACTGCTCTCCGGACCCTGCGCCGTGGCTCTCTCTCCGTGCGTCTCCGTGCGTCTCACGTATGCAGCCCGCCCTGGAGCGCCCCTCCTGCGAGGGCTCTGCAGCTGTGGCCCGTTTTATGCGCCGGACACAACAAGTGGTCAAAGGTTAAACACATCAAGGGACCTAAAGATGACGCCCGAGCAAGGGTGTTCATGAAGTTGACTATGATGATCAAGTTGGCTGTGAAAG AGGGTGGTGCCAACCCAGATATGAATTTAAACCTAGCCCAGATACTGGAGCAGTGCAGAAGTAAAAACATGCCCAAAGCCTCCATTGAAACTGCGATCAAGAGCGCT AGCAAACCCCTGTCCCAGCACGTGTTTGAGGCTCGGGGACCTGGTGGATGTCTGCTGCTCATAGAGATATTGACTGACAGCAACTCACGGAGCCATCAGGAAATTAAACGCCTGCTGATAAAAAACGG AGGGGCGCTGTCCGAGGGAGCGCGCCACAACTTTAACAAGAgagggatggtggtggtgccgGGCCAGAACATTGCCACGGAGCGAGCTTTGGAGCTGGCCATTGAGGCAGGCGCAGAAGATATCAAGGAGACCGAGGATGAGGAAGGacagcccctcctgcag TTTGTTTGTGAGACGACAGACGTGGGGAAGGTGAGGACCTCGCTGCAGAACTCTGGCATGCAGATAACGTCTTCAGGGATGGAGTTTGTTCCGCGCGTTGTCGTGAATCTGAACGAGGACCTCCTGATCGCCGCGTCAACGCTTATAGACGCCCTGAGTGACTATCCAGACGTTGTTCGCATTTGGGATAACATCCAGGCTGACAGCTGA
- the LOC130531872 gene encoding RUN domain-containing protein 3A-like isoform X3: MVSGCVQAAMAMGDVSKKASARNVAVERKNLITVCRFSVKTLLEKYTAEPIDDSSDEFINFAAILEHILSHRFKGSGSWFDGQRSFWDYIRVACPKVPNSCISSIECMENISTSRAKGRAWIRVALMEKRLSEYIATALRDSRTTRRFYVEGAILLREEATVLTGMLIGLGAIDFSFCLKGEQLDGKSSAVIDYTPYLKFTQSYDYLSDDDDRRSIDSSTSDDSIPEHPYVPLVTDEESWSTKCRKMEQRFKIVNAQKGYLEELVRLRESQLKNAELENKKLKARLEELQSRNLHEKKELEAVVLELQEQLTSLIPCDPNHLSKNLSIPLINQWPTLEPYNNEVKLFRRRSFPSTELLSVEISLDSDSQRIEGTQNGGAWCTEKDYTPSMMGLCGSLASIPSCKSLASLKSSECLVNISTESSPALSPS, encoded by the exons ATGGTGTCCGGCTGTGTGCAGGCAGCGATGGCCATGGGAGATGTCTCGAAAAAAGCGTCGGCTCGGAACGTGGCAGTGGAGCGAAAGAATCTCATCACCGTCTGCAG ATTTTCTGTGAAGACACTTTTGGAGAAATACACGGCCGAGCCCATAGACGATTCCTCTGACGAGTTCATCAATTTTGCAGCCATCCTGGAACACATCCTCAGCCACCGTTTTAAAG GCTCTGGCAGCTGGTTTGAtggacagaggagtttctgggaCTACATACGAGTGGCCTGTCCTAAAGTCCCCaacagctgcatcagcagcatcgAGTGCATGGAAAACATCAGCACATCACGAGCCAAG gGGCGAGCCTGGATAAGAGTAGCGCTGATGGAGAAAAGGCTCTCAGAGTATATCGCCACTGCTCTGAGAGACAGCAGAACCACCAG GAGGTTCTATGTGGAAGGAGCCATTctgttgagagaggaagccaCAGTCCTGACAGGAATGCTTATAGGTCTTGGTGCCATCGATTTCAG TTTCTGTCTAAAAGGGGAACAACTGGATGGAAAATCCTCTGCTGTGATTGATTACACACCATACTTGAAGTTCACCCAAAG CTATGATTATCTGAGCGATGACGACGATCGACGAAGCATTGACAGCAGCACGAGTGATGACAGCATCCCAGAACATCCCTACGTGCCCCTGGTCACCGACGAGGAGAGTTGGAGCACCAAGTGTCGCAAGATGGAGCAGAGGTTTAAGATCGTCAATGCTCAGAAG GGttacctggaggagcttgtCCGCTTACGCGAGTCCCAGCTGAAGAACGCTGAATTAGAGAACAAGAAACTGAAGGCTCGTCTGGAGGAACTTCAGAGTCGTAACCTGCACGAGAAAAAGGAGCTGGAGGCTGTTGTCCTGGAGCTTCAAGAGCAGCT GACAAGCTTGATTCCGTGTGATCCCAACCACCTGAGCAAAAACCTCTCTATCCCTTTGATCAACCAGTGGCCAACGCTGGAACCATACAACAACGAGGTCAAGCTGTTCCGAAG GCGGAGTTTCCCCagcacagagctgctgtcagtgGAAATAAGTTTGGATTCAGATTCTCAGAGGATTGAGGGAACACAGAACGGGGGTGCATGGTGCACAG AAAAGGACTACACACCCTCCATGATGGGTTTGTGTGGCTCCTTGGCTTCAATCCCCAGCTGCAAATCGCTGGCGAGCCTCAAGTCCAGTGAGTGCCTGGTTAATATCAGCACAGAGAGCAGTCCTGCGCTGTCTCCCAGCTAG
- the LOC130531872 gene encoding RUN domain-containing protein 3A-like isoform X1, which yields MVSGCVQAAMAMGDVSKKASARNVAVERKNLITVCRFSVKTLLEKYTAEPIDDSSDEFINFAAILEHILSHRFKGSGSWFDGQRSFWDYIRVACPKVPNSCISSIECMENISTSRAKGRAWIRVALMEKRLSEYIATALRDSRTTRRFYVEGAILLREEATVLTGMLIGLGAIDFSFCLKGEQLDGKSSAVIDYTPYLKFTQSYDYLSDDDDRRSIDSSTSDDSIPEHPYVPLVTDEESWSTKCRKMEQRFKIVNAQKGYLEELVRLRESQLKNAELENKKLKARLEELQSRNLHEKKELEAVVLELQEQLSTFCVTCDRTSLIPCDPNHLSKNLSIPLINQWPTLEPYNNEVKLFRRRSFPSTELLSVEISLDSDSQRIEGTQNGGAWCTEKDYTPSMMGLCGSLASIPSCKSLASLKSSECLVNISTESSPALSPS from the exons ATGGTGTCCGGCTGTGTGCAGGCAGCGATGGCCATGGGAGATGTCTCGAAAAAAGCGTCGGCTCGGAACGTGGCAGTGGAGCGAAAGAATCTCATCACCGTCTGCAG ATTTTCTGTGAAGACACTTTTGGAGAAATACACGGCCGAGCCCATAGACGATTCCTCTGACGAGTTCATCAATTTTGCAGCCATCCTGGAACACATCCTCAGCCACCGTTTTAAAG GCTCTGGCAGCTGGTTTGAtggacagaggagtttctgggaCTACATACGAGTGGCCTGTCCTAAAGTCCCCaacagctgcatcagcagcatcgAGTGCATGGAAAACATCAGCACATCACGAGCCAAG gGGCGAGCCTGGATAAGAGTAGCGCTGATGGAGAAAAGGCTCTCAGAGTATATCGCCACTGCTCTGAGAGACAGCAGAACCACCAG GAGGTTCTATGTGGAAGGAGCCATTctgttgagagaggaagccaCAGTCCTGACAGGAATGCTTATAGGTCTTGGTGCCATCGATTTCAG TTTCTGTCTAAAAGGGGAACAACTGGATGGAAAATCCTCTGCTGTGATTGATTACACACCATACTTGAAGTTCACCCAAAG CTATGATTATCTGAGCGATGACGACGATCGACGAAGCATTGACAGCAGCACGAGTGATGACAGCATCCCAGAACATCCCTACGTGCCCCTGGTCACCGACGAGGAGAGTTGGAGCACCAAGTGTCGCAAGATGGAGCAGAGGTTTAAGATCGTCAATGCTCAGAAG GGttacctggaggagcttgtCCGCTTACGCGAGTCCCAGCTGAAGAACGCTGAATTAGAGAACAAGAAACTGAAGGCTCGTCTGGAGGAACTTCAGAGTCGTAACCTGCACGAGAAAAAGGAGCTGGAGGCTGTTGTCCTGGAGCTTCAAGAGCAGCT GAGTACATTTTGTGTGACGTGTGACAGGACAAGCTTGATTCCGTGTGATCCCAACCACCTGAGCAAAAACCTCTCTATCCCTTTGATCAACCAGTGGCCAACGCTGGAACCATACAACAACGAGGTCAAGCTGTTCCGAAG GCGGAGTTTCCCCagcacagagctgctgtcagtgGAAATAAGTTTGGATTCAGATTCTCAGAGGATTGAGGGAACACAGAACGGGGGTGCATGGTGCACAG AAAAGGACTACACACCCTCCATGATGGGTTTGTGTGGCTCCTTGGCTTCAATCCCCAGCTGCAAATCGCTGGCGAGCCTCAAGTCCAGTGAGTGCCTGGTTAATATCAGCACAGAGAGCAGTCCTGCGCTGTCTCCCAGCTAG
- the LOC130531872 gene encoding RUN domain-containing protein 3A-like isoform X2, whose translation MSRKKRRLGTWQWSERISSPSAGRFSGKGDLFSVKTLLEKYTAEPIDDSSDEFINFAAILEHILSHRFKGSGSWFDGQRSFWDYIRVACPKVPNSCISSIECMENISTSRAKGRAWIRVALMEKRLSEYIATALRDSRTTRRFYVEGAILLREEATVLTGMLIGLGAIDFSFCLKGEQLDGKSSAVIDYTPYLKFTQSYDYLSDDDDRRSIDSSTSDDSIPEHPYVPLVTDEESWSTKCRKMEQRFKIVNAQKGYLEELVRLRESQLKNAELENKKLKARLEELQSRNLHEKKELEAVVLELQEQLSTFCVTCDRTSLIPCDPNHLSKNLSIPLINQWPTLEPYNNEVKLFRRRSFPSTELLSVEISLDSDSQRIEGTQNGGAWCTEKDYTPSMMGLCGSLASIPSCKSLASLKSSECLVNISTESSPALSPS comes from the exons ATGTCTCGAAAAAAGCGTCGGCTCGGAACGTGGCAGTGGAGCGAAAGAATCTCATCACCGTCTGCAGGTCGGTTCTCTGGAAAAGGAGACTT ATTTTCTGTGAAGACACTTTTGGAGAAATACACGGCCGAGCCCATAGACGATTCCTCTGACGAGTTCATCAATTTTGCAGCCATCCTGGAACACATCCTCAGCCACCGTTTTAAAG GCTCTGGCAGCTGGTTTGAtggacagaggagtttctgggaCTACATACGAGTGGCCTGTCCTAAAGTCCCCaacagctgcatcagcagcatcgAGTGCATGGAAAACATCAGCACATCACGAGCCAAG gGGCGAGCCTGGATAAGAGTAGCGCTGATGGAGAAAAGGCTCTCAGAGTATATCGCCACTGCTCTGAGAGACAGCAGAACCACCAG GAGGTTCTATGTGGAAGGAGCCATTctgttgagagaggaagccaCAGTCCTGACAGGAATGCTTATAGGTCTTGGTGCCATCGATTTCAG TTTCTGTCTAAAAGGGGAACAACTGGATGGAAAATCCTCTGCTGTGATTGATTACACACCATACTTGAAGTTCACCCAAAG CTATGATTATCTGAGCGATGACGACGATCGACGAAGCATTGACAGCAGCACGAGTGATGACAGCATCCCAGAACATCCCTACGTGCCCCTGGTCACCGACGAGGAGAGTTGGAGCACCAAGTGTCGCAAGATGGAGCAGAGGTTTAAGATCGTCAATGCTCAGAAG GGttacctggaggagcttgtCCGCTTACGCGAGTCCCAGCTGAAGAACGCTGAATTAGAGAACAAGAAACTGAAGGCTCGTCTGGAGGAACTTCAGAGTCGTAACCTGCACGAGAAAAAGGAGCTGGAGGCTGTTGTCCTGGAGCTTCAAGAGCAGCT GAGTACATTTTGTGTGACGTGTGACAGGACAAGCTTGATTCCGTGTGATCCCAACCACCTGAGCAAAAACCTCTCTATCCCTTTGATCAACCAGTGGCCAACGCTGGAACCATACAACAACGAGGTCAAGCTGTTCCGAAG GCGGAGTTTCCCCagcacagagctgctgtcagtgGAAATAAGTTTGGATTCAGATTCTCAGAGGATTGAGGGAACACAGAACGGGGGTGCATGGTGCACAG AAAAGGACTACACACCCTCCATGATGGGTTTGTGTGGCTCCTTGGCTTCAATCCCCAGCTGCAAATCGCTGGCGAGCCTCAAGTCCAGTGAGTGCCTGGTTAATATCAGCACAGAGAGCAGTCCTGCGCTGTCTCCCAGCTAG
- the pth3r gene encoding parathyroid hormone 3 receptor isoform X1 has product MSAWTTASLFLSQCVILVSALIDADDVITRDEQIYVLIGAHAKCERKIKAQIALVKAGDCIPEWDGIICWPQSRAGQLVSVLCPEYIYDFNHRGRAYRQCDASGHWEQVHSVNRTWANYTECTTYLNSNYKSQEVVFKRLHLMYTVGYSVSLASLLVAVFILCYFKRLHCTRNYIHIHLFTSFICRAVSIFVKDAVLYTVSGYSSASDSTAMTSHMAGCKVAVTFFLYFLATNHFWILVEGLYLHSLIFMAFLSDKNYLWALIIIGWGVPAVFVSIWVSARASLADTHCWDISAGNLKWIYQVPILAAIVVNFLLFINIVRVLASKLWETNTGKLDPRQQYRKLLKSTLVLMPLFGVHYMVFMALPYTEVTGLLWQVQMHYEMFFNSSQGFFVAFIYCFCNGEVQTEVKKAWLRRSLTQDIKQKSRMTSSAGGGSCYYGGMMSHTTMHSVSLSVVTPRSLSVGGVVGSGGSTGGGSGLRPPRHNSLYPQSSLSTYVAADLETPQTQQELTLQRESESFKRHVRASKGAPHSRSPEASPVQSLREESGNILSLKELETVL; this is encoded by the exons ATGTCTGCATGGACGACTGCTTCTCTGTTTCTTTCCCAATGTGTAATTTTAGTCAGCGCATTG ATTgatgcagatgatgtcatcactcGAGACGAGCAGATCTACGTCCTGATTGGTGCTCACGCCAAGTGCGAAAGAAAAATCAAGGCACAAATTGCACTTGTTAAAG CTGGCGACTGTATCCCTGAGTGGGACGGCATCATCTGCTGGCCCCAGAGCAGAGCGGGTCAGctggtttctgtgctgtgtCCAGAGTACATCTATGACTTCAACCACAGAG GACGGGCCTACCGCCAGTGTGATGCCTCAGGTCACTGGGAGCAGGTACACAGTGTCAACCGTACCTGGGCGAACTACACCGAGTGCACCACCTACCTGAACTCCAACTACAAGAGCCAAGAAGTG GTTTTTAAGAGACTCCATCTGATGTACACCGTTGGCTATTCCGTTTCTCTGGCGTCACTGCTCGTGGCTGTCTTCATCCTCTGCTATTTCAA GCGGCTCCACTGCACCCGTAATTACATCCACATTCacctcttcacctccttcaTCTGTCGGGCGGTCAGCATTTTTGTCAAGGACGCCGTCCTCTATACCGTCTCTGGCTACAGTAGCGCTTCAGACTCCACAGCCATGACGTCCCACATG GCCGGCTGTAAAGTTGCCGttacattttttctttatttcctggcGACCAACCATTTCTGGATCCTGGTGGAGGGCTTGTACCTACACAGTCTCATCTTCATGGCCTTCCTGTCGGATAAGAACTACCTGTGGGCCCTCATCATCATTGGCTGGG GGGTTCCAGCCGTGTTTGTGTCTATTTGGGTCAGTGCACGAGCGTCGCTGGCAGACACGCA CTGCTGGGACATTAGTGCTGGAAACCTGAAGTGGATCTATCAAGTCCCCATTCTGGCAGCCATTGTT GTaaatttcctcctttttatcAACATAGTCCGTGTTCTGGCCTCCAAACTGTGGGAAACAAATACAGGGAAACTGGACCCCCGGCAGCAATACAG gaagctgctcaAGTCCACTTTAGTCCTCATGCCCTTGTTTGGAGTTCACTACATGGTGTTTATGGCCCTCCCCTACACTGAGGTGActgggctgctgtggcaggTCCAGATGCATTATGAGATGTTCTTTAATTCCTCCCAG GGCTTTTTTGTTGCATTCATCTACTGTTTCTGCAATGGAGAG GTGCAGACAGAGGTGAAGAAGGCCTGGTTAAGACGCAGTCTCACGCAGGACATCAAGCAGAAATCCCGGATGACCAGCAGTGCTGGAGGAGGCAGCTGTTACTACGGCGGCATGATGTCACACACCACCATGCACAGCGTCAGCTTATCAGTAGTAACTCCCAGATCCCTCTCTGTAGGAGGAGTGGTGGGCTCAGGTGGGTCTACAGGTGGAGGATCCGGTCTGAGGCCACCGCGCCACAACTCTCTGTACCCACAGAGCAGCCTGTCCACATATGTAGCTGCAGACCTTGAGACTCCCCAGACACAACAGGAGCTGACTCTGCAGAGGGAGTCTGAAAGTTTTAAAAGGCATGTTAGGGCCAGCAAGGGAGCTCCTCACTCCAGAAGCCCAGAAGCATCTCCTGTCCAAAGCCTCAGAGAAGAGTCAGGCAACATTTTATCTctgaaagagctggagacagTTCTATAA
- the pth3r gene encoding parathyroid hormone 3 receptor isoform X2 codes for MSAWTTASLFLSQCVILVSALIDADDVITRDEQIYVLIGAHAKCERKIKAQIALVKAGDCIPEWDGIICWPQSRAGQLVSVLCPEYIYDFNHRGRAYRQCDASGHWEQVHSVNRTWANYTECTTYLNSNYKSQEVVFKRLHLMYTVGYSVSLASLLVAVFILCYFKRLHCTRNYIHIHLFTSFICRAVSIFVKDAVLYTVSGYSSASDSTAMTSHMAGCKVAVTFFLYFLATNHFWILVEGLYLHSLIFMAFLSDKNYLWALIIIGWGVPAVFVSIWVSARASLADTHCWDISAGNLKWIYQVPILAAIVVNFLLFINIVRVLASKLWETNTGKLDPRQQYRAFLLHSSTVSAMERCRQR; via the exons ATGTCTGCATGGACGACTGCTTCTCTGTTTCTTTCCCAATGTGTAATTTTAGTCAGCGCATTG ATTgatgcagatgatgtcatcactcGAGACGAGCAGATCTACGTCCTGATTGGTGCTCACGCCAAGTGCGAAAGAAAAATCAAGGCACAAATTGCACTTGTTAAAG CTGGCGACTGTATCCCTGAGTGGGACGGCATCATCTGCTGGCCCCAGAGCAGAGCGGGTCAGctggtttctgtgctgtgtCCAGAGTACATCTATGACTTCAACCACAGAG GACGGGCCTACCGCCAGTGTGATGCCTCAGGTCACTGGGAGCAGGTACACAGTGTCAACCGTACCTGGGCGAACTACACCGAGTGCACCACCTACCTGAACTCCAACTACAAGAGCCAAGAAGTG GTTTTTAAGAGACTCCATCTGATGTACACCGTTGGCTATTCCGTTTCTCTGGCGTCACTGCTCGTGGCTGTCTTCATCCTCTGCTATTTCAA GCGGCTCCACTGCACCCGTAATTACATCCACATTCacctcttcacctccttcaTCTGTCGGGCGGTCAGCATTTTTGTCAAGGACGCCGTCCTCTATACCGTCTCTGGCTACAGTAGCGCTTCAGACTCCACAGCCATGACGTCCCACATG GCCGGCTGTAAAGTTGCCGttacattttttctttatttcctggcGACCAACCATTTCTGGATCCTGGTGGAGGGCTTGTACCTACACAGTCTCATCTTCATGGCCTTCCTGTCGGATAAGAACTACCTGTGGGCCCTCATCATCATTGGCTGGG GGGTTCCAGCCGTGTTTGTGTCTATTTGGGTCAGTGCACGAGCGTCGCTGGCAGACACGCA CTGCTGGGACATTAGTGCTGGAAACCTGAAGTGGATCTATCAAGTCCCCATTCTGGCAGCCATTGTT GTaaatttcctcctttttatcAACATAGTCCGTGTTCTGGCCTCCAAACTGTGGGAAACAAATACAGGGAAACTGGACCCCCGGCAGCAATACAG GGCTTTTTTGTTGCATTCATCTACTGTTTCTGCAATGGAGAG GTGCAGACAGAGGTGA